From a region of the Oryza sativa Japonica Group chromosome 6, ASM3414082v1 genome:
- the LOC4340659 gene encoding NF-X1-type zinc finger protein NFXL1, protein MSSSDRRRGGNGGGGGGPVAVPSSRAVWRPRSTAPDIPPPPRAAAPAPDRIGPILPSPNPASEDRPQQQQRRPRRRNHGGGGQRRGPPQERPSAAPPPPPPQQQQRQQHAAPAPTRAAAPAPARVAATKAAAGGDGAVPQLVQEIQDKLARGAVECMICYDMVRRSAPVWSCGSCFSIFHLPCIRKWARSPASAADASDPDSSWRCPGCQSVHAVPARELAYTCFCGRRREPPNDLFLTPHSCGEPCSKPLEKADPAVKADDAAATRCPHVCVLQCHPGPCPPCKAFAPDRLCPCGKQTIVRRCADRTTPVTCGQRCDRLLPCRRHRCEKVCHTGPCGDCNVLISARCFCGKKTETLLCGEMELKGNLSEKDGVFSCSEACSHMLSCGNHACQDICHPGPCGECELMPGKVTACHCGKTRLLEKRASCLDPIPTCDKVCDKKLPCGVHRCKVTCHEGDCPPCVVRVEQRCRCGSSGQMVECYKVLEEEFRCNKPCGRKKNCGRHRCSECCCPLSKPLARLEGGNWDPHLCQIPCGKKLRCGQHGCQLLCHSGHCPPCLETIFNDLTCACGRTSIPPPLPCGTPTPSCPHQCLVPQPCGHPATHQCHFGDCPPCVVPVMRECIGGHVVLRNIPCGSKDIRCNQPCGKNRQCGMHACNRSCHPSPCDPPPANGDASSSTGGRASCGQVCGAPRRECKHTCTAPCHPSSPCPDLRCEFPMTIACSCGRITATVPCSAGGTANGDNMFEVSIIQKLPMPLQPVESDGRRVPLGQRKLSCDEDCAKMERKRVLAEAFDITPPNLDALHFGENSNASDLLSDLFRREPKWVMAIEERCKFLVLGKTRGNSSGNLKVHVFCHMTKDKRDAIRVIADRWKLSVQAAGWEPKRFITIHPTPKSKAPARILGSKPGVFVAASHPFFDPLVDMDPRLVVAMLDLPRDADVSALVLRFGGECELVWLNDKNAVAVFNDPARAATALRRLDYGSAYQGAAVFLPSSSAQPGNVWVAGQKDGVAATKSSANPWKKATASEPDPSSGDWTGVLGQAPGSVWRRGGDTVAQVMGTSNRWNALESDAATSSRPVEESKPAPRTDAVSSAGPSTAPPVSKMQPEVEVDDWEEACE, encoded by the coding sequence ATGTCCTCCTccgatcgccgccgcggcggcaacggcggcggcggcggaggccccgTCGCGGTGCCTTCTTCCCGCGCCGTATGGCGACCCCGCTCTACCGCCCCTGATATTCCCccaccgccccgcgccgccgcccccgcaccCGATCGCATCGGCCCGATCCTGCCCTCCCCCAATCCGGCCTCGGAGGATCgaccgcagcagcagcaacgtcGCCCGCGCCGGAGGAATCATGGGGGTGGCGGCCAGCGCCGCGGCCCGCCGCAGGAGAGGCCTTCCGctgcgccgcccccgccgccgccgcagcagcagcagcggcagcagcatgCGGCGCCCGCTCcgacccgtgccgccgcgcctgcgcctgcgcgtgtggcggcgacgaaggcggcggcggggggagatGGGGCGGTGCCGCAGCTGGTGCAGGAGATCCAGGACAAGCTGGcgaggggggcggtggagtgcATGATCTGCTACGACATGgtgcggcggtcggcgccggtGTGGTCCTGCGGCAGCTGCTTCTCCATCTTCCACCTCCCCTGCATCCGCAAGTGGGCGCGCTCCccggcgtccgccgccgacgcgtccgacccggactcctcctggcgctgcCCCGGGTGCCAGTCCGTGcacgccgtccccgcgcgcgaGCTCGCCTACACCTGCTTCtgcgggcgccgccgcgagccacCCAACGATCTCTTCCTCACGCCGCACTCCTGCGGCGAGCCCTGCTCCAAGCCCCTCGAGAAGGCTGACCCTGCCGTGAAGGCCGACGACGCTGCAGCCACCAGGTGCCCCCATGTGTGCGTCCTGCAGTGCCACCCAGGGCCCTGCCCGCCTTGCAAAGCGTTCGCGCCGGACCGGCTGTGCCCATGCGGCAAGCAGACCATTGTGCGGCGGTGTGCGGACCGGACAACGCCTGTGACGTGCGGGCAGCGGTGTGATCGGCTGCTCCCCTGCCGGAGGCACCGCTGCGAGAAGGTCTGCCACACTGGACCATGCGGGGACTGTAATGTTCTCATTTCTGCCCGGTGTTTCTGTGGGAAGAAGACAGAGACATTGCTGTGTGGAGAGATGGAACTGAAAGGGAATTTATCTGAGAAGGATGGAGTGTTCTCATGCAGTGAGGCCTGCAGCCATATGCTGTCGTGCGGAAATCATGCCTGCCAAGACATTTGCCACCCAGGGCCATGCGGGGAGTGCGAACTTATGCCAGGGAAGGTCACAGCATGCCATTGTGGGAAGACAAGGCTGCTGGAGAAGAGAGCAAGCTGCTTGGACCCGATCCCAACCTGTGACAAGGTGTGCGACAAGAAGCTGCCTTGTGGTGTGCATAGGTGCAAGGTCACATGCCATGAGGGAGACTGCCCACCTTGTGTGGTTCGTGTGGAACAGAGGTGCCGCTGTGGTTCATCAGGCCAGATGGTGGAGTGCTACAAGGTCTTGGAGGAAGAATTCCGTTGCAACAAGCCTTGTGGGCGAAAGAAAAACTGTGGGAGGCACAGGTGTAGTGAGTGCTGTTGCCCACTTTCAAAGCCGCTCGCTCGGCTTGAAGGGGGTAATTGGGATCCCCATCTCTGCCAGATACCGTGTGGCAAGAAGCTCCGGTGTGGACAGCATGGATGCCAGCTTCTCTGCCATAGTGGTCACTGCCCGCCCTGCCTTGAGACCATATTCAATGATCTGACTTGTGCCTGTGGTAGGACATCCATCCCTCCACCGCTTCCTTGCGGCACACCAACTCCATCATGCCCACACCAATGCTTAGTTCCCCAGCCATGTGGACATCCGGCGACGCATCAATGCCATTTTGGGGACTGCCCTCCTTGTGTTGTTCCAGTAATGCGAGAATGCATTGGTGGACATGTGGTGCTGAGGAACATCCCTTGTGGTTCTAAGGATATCAGATGCAACCAACCTTGTGGAAAGAACCGGCAATGTGGAATGCACGCTTGCAACAGGTCTTGCCATCCTTCCCCTTGTGATCCACCACCTGCAAATGGAGATGCTAGCTCAAGTACTGGTGGTAGAGCTTCATGTGGACAGGTATGTGGTGCCCCAAGGAGGGAATGTAAGCACACTTGCACAGCTCCATGCCACCCATCATCACCTTGCCCAGATTTGAGATGTGAATTCCCTATGACCATTGCCTGCTCTTGTGGCCGTATCACTGCAACTGTGCCATGCAGTGCTGGGGGAACCGCCAATGGCGATAATATGTTTGAAGTATCCATCATACAGAAGCTGCCAATGCCACTCCAGCCGGTGGAATCTGATGGGAGGAGGGTACCACTTGGGCAGAGGAAGCTCTCTTGTGATGAGGACTGTGCCAAGATGGAGAGGAAGAGGGTCCTTGCTGAAGCATTTGACATCACTCCACCCAATTTGGATGCATTGCATTTTGGTGAGAACTCAAATGCATCGGATTTGCTTTCTGACCTTTTCCGCCGTGAGCCAAAATGGGTGATGGCCATAGAGGAGAGGTGCAAGTTCCTTGTACTTGGGAAGACAAGAGGCAATTCTTCAGGCAACCTCAAGGTCCATGTCTTCTGTCACATGACAAAGGATAAGAGAGATGCTATCAGGGTCATTGCCGACAGGTGGAAGCTTTCTGTTCAGGCTGCTGGTTGGGAACCCAAACGTTTCATTACTATCCATCCCACACCGAAGTCAAAGGCGCCTGCTCGCATCCTGGGTTCCAAGCCAGGTGTATTTGTTGCTGCTTCCCATCCTTTCTTTGATCCCTTGGTGGACATGGACCCAAGGCTTGTTGTTGCAATGCTGGACCTGCCCCGGGATGCTGATGTTAGCGCTCTGGTTTTAAGGTTTGGCGGGGAGTGTGAATTGGTTTGGCTGAATGACAAGAATGCTGTGGCTGTCTTCAATGATCCAGCTAGAGCAGCGACAGCTCTGAGGCGGCTGGATTATGGTTCTGCTTACCAGGGTGCTGCTGTGTTTTTGCCAAGCAGCAGCGCTCAGCCAGGCAATGTCTGGGTTGCAGGGCAGAAAGATGGAGTGGCGGCTACCAAGAGCAGTGCCAATCCATGGAAGAAGGCCACTGCCTCTGAGCCTGATCCATCCTCAGGAGACTGGACAGGTGTGCTTGGTCAAGCTCCAGGATCAGTATGGAGGCGTGGCGGTGACACTGTCGCCCAAGTCATGGGGACATCGAACCGCTGGAACGCCCTGGAGTCCGATGCGGCCACAAGCTCCAGGCCAGTCGAGGAGAGTAAGCCTGCTCCTCGCACCGATGCTGTATCCAGCGCAGGGCCAAGTACTGCGCCACCGGTTAGTAAGATGCAGCCTGAAGTCGAAGTGGATGATTGGGAAGAAGCTTGTGAATGA